A section of the Saccharopolyspora gregorii genome encodes:
- a CDS encoding DUF3159 domain-containing protein — MSERETPAADHQRPAAEPETGQVPPGAADDAATPLSEKTLLEQMGGVSGLAYSAVPIVVFVLVNAFTGMMPAIWSAIGLAVAIAVWRLVRKEPLQPAISGVLGVAVCSFIAYRSGDAKGFFLLGIWTSLVYGGVFLLSVLARWPLVGVAWSALNSLGFGWRKQRAALRAYDIATLAWVVVFAAKYVVQQWLYNADETAWLGFARIAMGYPLTVLALLVTVWAVRRASKIAQEAADREQAERDAADRAAYARHTLPEGEN, encoded by the coding sequence ATGAGCGAACGCGAGACACCGGCGGCCGACCACCAGCGGCCCGCCGCCGAGCCCGAGACCGGGCAGGTGCCACCGGGCGCCGCGGACGACGCCGCGACCCCGTTGTCCGAGAAGACCCTGCTGGAGCAGATGGGCGGGGTCTCCGGCCTCGCCTACTCGGCCGTGCCGATCGTGGTGTTCGTGCTGGTGAACGCGTTCACCGGTATGATGCCGGCGATCTGGTCGGCGATCGGCCTGGCGGTGGCGATCGCGGTGTGGCGCCTGGTGCGCAAGGAGCCGCTGCAGCCCGCGATCTCCGGGGTGCTGGGCGTGGCGGTGTGCTCGTTCATCGCCTACCGCTCCGGGGACGCCAAGGGCTTCTTCCTGCTGGGCATCTGGACCAGCCTGGTGTACGGCGGCGTGTTCCTGCTGTCGGTGCTGGCGCGCTGGCCGCTGGTGGGCGTGGCCTGGTCGGCGCTGAACTCGCTGGGCTTCGGCTGGCGCAAGCAGCGGGCGGCGCTGCGCGCCTACGACATCGCCACGCTCGCGTGGGTGGTCGTGTTCGCCGCCAAGTACGTGGTGCAGCAGTGGCTGTACAACGCGGACGAGACCGCGTGGCTCGGGTTCGCGCGGATCGCGATGGGCTACCCGCTGACGGTGCTGGCGCTGCTGGTGACCGTGTGGGCCGTTCGCCGCGCCTCGAAGATCGCGCAGGAGGCCGCGGACCGCGAGCAGGCCGAGCGCGACGCGGCCGACCGGGCCGCCTACGCCCGCCACACCCTGCCCGAAGGCGAGAACTGA
- a CDS encoding APC family permease gives MSKLATATKRLLVGRPFRSDRLSHTLLPKRLALPVFASDAMSSVAYAPEEIFLVLSVAGLSGYAWTPWVGALVALVMLTVVASYRQNVRAYPSGGGDYEVATVNLGRHAGLTVASALLVDYVLTVAVSISSAAANVGALIPFVATHKEWFAVAAIVVLTAINLRGLRESGGFLAVPVYAFLLGVLGMIVFGLFRAVVLDQPMRAESAGVEVMPDENQLAGLAFVFLVMRAFSQGAAALTGVEAISNGVPAFQKPKSRNAATTLLMMGAISVAMLMGLIWLAQLTGVRLAENPAAQITSAPPGYVQHTMVAQIAGAVFDVFPPGAFFVTAATAIILVLAANTAFNGFPVLGSILAQDRYLPRQFHTRGDRLAFSNGILFLAAFAVVLVLAFDAEVTRLVQLYVVGVFVSFTVSQTGMVRHWNRLLRKEQDQAARRRMRRSQAINAFGLVLTGSVLVIVLVTKFAKGAWIALAAMGAIYLLMTAIRRHYDSVQEELAEYDAEPAVLPSRNYALVLVSQLHLPTLRALAYARATRPDTLEAVTVNVDDAGTRKLTATWESKDMPVPLKVIESPYREVTRPLIEYVKRIRRNSPRDVVTVFIPEYVVGRWWEQVLHNQSALRLKGRLLFEPGVMVTSVPWQLASSTRAKQRAKTRVMPGALRRGLGESKGTERR, from the coding sequence GTGTCCAAGCTCGCGACCGCGACGAAACGCCTGCTGGTAGGGCGTCCGTTCCGCAGTGACCGGTTGTCGCACACGCTGTTGCCGAAACGGCTGGCGCTGCCCGTGTTCGCCTCCGACGCCATGTCCTCGGTGGCGTACGCGCCGGAGGAGATCTTCCTGGTGCTGTCCGTGGCGGGCCTGTCCGGGTACGCGTGGACGCCGTGGGTGGGAGCGCTGGTCGCGCTGGTGATGCTCACCGTGGTGGCCAGCTACCGGCAGAACGTGCGGGCCTACCCGTCCGGCGGTGGCGACTACGAGGTCGCGACCGTGAACCTCGGCAGGCACGCCGGGTTGACGGTGGCCAGCGCGCTGCTCGTCGACTACGTGCTGACCGTCGCGGTGTCGATCTCCTCGGCGGCGGCGAACGTCGGCGCGCTGATCCCGTTCGTGGCCACCCACAAGGAGTGGTTCGCGGTCGCGGCGATCGTGGTGCTCACCGCGATCAACCTGCGCGGCCTGCGCGAATCCGGCGGCTTCCTGGCCGTGCCGGTGTACGCGTTCCTGCTCGGCGTGCTCGGGATGATCGTGTTCGGCCTGTTCCGGGCCGTGGTGCTGGACCAGCCGATGCGCGCGGAGAGCGCGGGCGTCGAGGTCATGCCGGACGAGAACCAGCTGGCCGGGCTCGCGTTCGTGTTCCTGGTGATGCGCGCGTTCTCGCAGGGCGCGGCCGCGCTGACCGGGGTGGAGGCGATCAGCAACGGCGTTCCCGCGTTCCAGAAGCCGAAGTCGCGCAACGCGGCGACGACGCTGCTGATGATGGGCGCCATCTCGGTGGCGATGCTGATGGGCCTGATCTGGCTCGCGCAGCTCACCGGGGTGCGGCTCGCGGAGAACCCGGCGGCGCAGATCACCTCGGCGCCGCCCGGCTACGTGCAGCACACGATGGTGGCGCAGATCGCGGGCGCGGTGTTCGACGTGTTCCCGCCCGGCGCGTTCTTCGTGACGGCGGCGACCGCGATCATCCTGGTGCTGGCGGCGAACACCGCGTTCAACGGCTTCCCGGTGCTCGGCTCGATCCTCGCCCAGGACCGCTACCTGCCGCGCCAGTTCCACACCCGAGGCGACCGGCTGGCGTTCTCCAACGGGATCCTGTTCCTCGCCGCGTTCGCGGTGGTGCTGGTGCTGGCCTTCGACGCCGAGGTCACCCGGCTGGTGCAGCTGTACGTGGTGGGCGTGTTCGTGTCGTTCACGGTGAGCCAGACCGGCATGGTGCGGCACTGGAACCGGCTGCTGCGCAAGGAGCAGGACCAGGCGGCGCGGCGCCGGATGCGGCGTTCCCAGGCGATCAACGCGTTCGGGCTGGTGCTGACCGGTTCGGTGCTGGTGATCGTGCTGGTGACGAAGTTCGCGAAGGGCGCGTGGATCGCGCTGGCGGCGATGGGCGCGATCTACCTGCTGATGACGGCGATCCGCAGGCACTACGACTCGGTGCAGGAGGAGCTGGCGGAGTACGACGCCGAGCCCGCGGTGCTGCCGTCGCGCAACTACGCCCTGGTGCTCGTCTCGCAGCTGCACCTGCCGACGCTGCGCGCGCTGGCCTACGCGCGCGCCACCCGCCCCGACACGCTCGAAGCGGTCACCGTGAACGTCGACGACGCCGGGACCAGGAAGCTCACCGCCACCTGGGAGTCGAAGGACATGCCGGTGCCGCTGAAGGTCATCGAGTCCCCGTACCGTGAGGTGACCCGGCCGCTGATCGAGTACGTGAAGCGGATCCGCCGCAACAGCCCCCGCGACGTGGTCACGGTGTTCATCCCGGAGTACGTGGTGGGGCGCTGGTGGGAGCAGGTGCTGCACAACCAGAGCGCGTTGCGGCTCAAAGGCAGGTTGCTGTTCGAGCCGGGGGTGATGGTGACGAGCGTGCCGTGGCAGCTCGCGTCGTCGACCCGGGCGAAGCAGCGTGCCAAGACCCGGGTGATGCCGGGCGCGTTGCGCCGCGGTTTGGGCGAATCGAAGGGGACTGAACGTCGGTGA
- a CDS encoding potassium channel family protein, with the protein MHVVILGCGRVGASLAAALQRLDHTVAVVDKDEGAFHRLGKDFTGRQVTGNGFDRDVLTEAGIESAAAFAAVSNGDNSNIIAARVARETFGVEHVVARIYDPKRAAVYERLGIPTVATVPWTTDRFLRMLLPEGVATAWREPSGAVAVLQLPLHEDWVGRRVVELEDTTGARVAFVMRFGGGVLPDRKTVIQADDDVYVAALSGTVTDVTAAALRAPEETE; encoded by the coding sequence GTGCACGTCGTGATCCTGGGCTGCGGCCGGGTGGGGGCATCCCTCGCCGCCGCCCTGCAACGGCTCGACCACACCGTCGCCGTGGTGGACAAGGACGAGGGCGCGTTCCACCGGCTCGGCAAGGACTTCACCGGCCGCCAGGTCACCGGCAACGGGTTCGACCGGGACGTGCTGACCGAAGCGGGCATCGAATCCGCCGCGGCGTTCGCCGCCGTCTCCAACGGCGACAACTCGAACATCATCGCCGCCAGGGTGGCCCGCGAGACGTTCGGTGTGGAGCACGTCGTCGCCCGCATCTACGACCCGAAGCGCGCCGCCGTGTACGAGCGGCTCGGCATCCCCACCGTGGCCACCGTCCCGTGGACCACCGACCGGTTCCTGCGGATGCTGCTGCCCGAAGGGGTCGCGACCGCCTGGCGCGAACCGTCCGGCGCCGTCGCCGTGCTGCAGCTGCCGCTGCACGAGGACTGGGTCGGCAGGCGCGTCGTCGAGCTGGAGGACACCACCGGCGCCCGGGTGGCGTTCGTGATGCGCTTCGGCGGCGGCGTGCTGCCCGACCGCAAGACCGTCATCCAAGCCGACGACGACGTCTACGTCGCCGCGCTGTCCGGCACCGTCACCGACGTCACCGCGGCGGCGCTGCGCGCACCAGAGGAGACCGAGTGA
- a CDS encoding OB-fold nucleic acid binding domain-containing protein, with translation MSNTGGGYWRRLMRRLTSDVAELDADDLSERAQADGAQRACDCRCGQEAVVLGRLRSVDMSPKNSAPTLEAELFDGTEGVTLVWLGRRRITGIEPGRTIKARGRIAVRDGCKVLYNPYYELQNTA, from the coding sequence ATGAGCAACACCGGGGGCGGCTACTGGCGCCGCCTCATGCGTCGGTTGACCAGCGACGTCGCCGAGCTCGACGCCGACGACCTCTCCGAGCGCGCGCAGGCGGACGGGGCGCAGCGCGCCTGCGACTGCCGGTGCGGCCAGGAGGCCGTGGTGCTGGGCAGGCTGCGCAGCGTGGACATGTCCCCGAAGAACTCCGCTCCGACGCTGGAAGCCGAACTGTTCGACGGCACCGAAGGCGTGACGCTGGTGTGGCTGGGGAGGCGCCGGATCACCGGCATCGAACCGGGCCGCACCATCAAGGCCCGCGGCCGGATCGCGGTCCGGGACGGCTGCAAGGTGCTGTACAACCCCTACTACGAGTTGCAGAACACCGCATGA
- a CDS encoding potassium channel family protein: MRIAIAGAGAVGHSIAGELLDGGHQVMLIERGTENYRPKTLPDVEWVLADACELASLEEAGLQSCDVVIAATGDDKVNLVVSLLAKTEFAVRRVVARVNDPRNEWLFTTAWGVDVAVSTPRMLAAMVEEAVNVGDLVRLMTLRQGQANLVEITLPPDTSLAGRRVRDLALPPDAALVTILRGGRVIVPQQDDPVEAGDELLFVAAAEVEPQIREAVHGR; encoded by the coding sequence ATGCGCATCGCGATCGCCGGCGCCGGGGCCGTCGGCCACTCCATCGCCGGTGAGCTGCTCGACGGCGGCCACCAGGTCATGCTCATCGAGCGCGGCACCGAGAACTACCGGCCGAAGACCCTCCCCGACGTGGAGTGGGTCCTCGCCGACGCCTGCGAACTCGCCTCGCTGGAGGAGGCCGGGTTGCAGTCCTGCGACGTGGTCATCGCGGCCACCGGCGACGACAAGGTGAACCTGGTGGTCTCGCTGCTGGCGAAGACCGAGTTCGCGGTGCGCCGCGTCGTCGCCCGGGTCAACGACCCGCGCAACGAGTGGCTGTTCACCACCGCCTGGGGCGTCGACGTGGCCGTGTCCACGCCGCGGATGCTCGCCGCCATGGTCGAGGAGGCCGTCAACGTGGGCGACCTGGTGCGGCTGATGACGCTGCGCCAGGGCCAGGCGAACCTCGTGGAGATCACCCTGCCCCCGGACACCTCGCTCGCGGGCCGCCGGGTGCGGGACCTGGCGCTGCCGCCGGACGCGGCGCTGGTGACGATCCTGCGCGGCGGCCGGGTCATCGTCCCGCAGCAGGACGACCCGGTGGAGGCCGGCGACGAGCTGCTGTTCGTGGCGGCGGCCGAGGTGGAACCGCAGATCCGCGAAGCGGTCCACGGCCGCTGA